One genomic region from Ptychodera flava strain L36383 chromosome 14, AS_Pfla_20210202, whole genome shotgun sequence encodes:
- the LOC139149251 gene encoding glutathione S-transferase-like, translating into MSKYTMHYFDVPARGEAIRLAMFIGGIEFNDRVISFSDLKEWKAMKQSVINGEECAGKLPFLPWLEKDGAYLSQSGAIIRYIGRSTGLGGSNSWETAQVDMVYDTIDDLITLGLSKVYRAKSEDKPKVAQEFFEGEFKSYFGGLEKILATNHGGKGFFVGKTLTYADLMLLVYLGMFDMMVAPHLKGKDPYKTIPLVRALRDRVSNFPKVKQYYLEKENNNKLTLS; encoded by the exons ATGTCCAAGTACACCATGCATTACTTCGATGTACCCGCACGCGGGGAAGCAATACGCCTTGCCATGTTCATCGGCGGCATTGAGTTCAATGATCGCGTTATTTCTTTCAGCGATTTGAAAGAGTGGAAAGCTATGAAACAAA GTGTTATAAACGGAGAGGAATGCGCCGGCAAACTACCATTTTTACCGTGGTTGGAAAAAGACGGCGCATATTTGTCTCAGAGCGGGGCAATTATCCGCTACATCGGACGTTCAACCG GTCTTGGTGGGTCGAACAGCTGGGAGACAGCTCAAGTTGACATGGTCTACGACACAATCGATGATTTGATCACACTGGGCCTGAGTAAAGTCTACAGAGCCAAGTCAGAGGATAAA CCAAAAGTGGCACAAGAATTCTTTGAAGGCGAGTTCAAGAGCTACTTTGGCGGACTGGAGAAGATTCTGGCAACTAACCATGGTGGCAAGGGGTTTTTCGTTGGGAAAACC CTGACCTATGCCGATCTTATGCTGTTGGTCTACTTGGGAATGTTCGACATGATGGTGGCACCGCATCTCAAAGGAAAAGACCCTTACAAGACGATCCCCCTGGTCAGAGCACTGCGGGACAGAGTGtcaaactttccaaaagtcAAGCAATACTATCTGgagaaagaaaataataacaaacTAACTCTGTCCTGA